In one Lolium rigidum isolate FL_2022 chromosome 3, APGP_CSIRO_Lrig_0.1, whole genome shotgun sequence genomic region, the following are encoded:
- the LOC124701342 gene encoding uncharacterized protein LOC124701342 isoform X3 produces the protein MGDKEIPCSPKKWYDLTSKLNPIQRRKLEEWGIGSYLRAKHMIMRPGLLLFMITAFDPARKVFRIGTEDITLSGEDVEAITGLKNRGETFNQAKFDTSREVPSKFLNPRTNTILIDDLIRAIETDGTADDDFIRRVLLVLLGTLLMPVSTSSVPRDYYAIVDDLRRAQNMNWISLTLPFLISNLVKKKTVKGQTSWPEGNLALLQFCYWAKVRPAIGLEKYNFSTYPLMTNWDESTACKRDAYDSDYGYGNGKIVNEIIACREKNNGVGSGGSTKRDNPSTKQICNVLDDMNKKICDMQKQVALIPEVMKQVALIPDVMKCVQDILNRLEKKDANQTRDEANSKQEDDHTVSNPDLNGFSNSGAHDDYQPTAARKSDSTSDTTSGSSAAARVETVVHTVAHGVRKSKRNRKTPMKLKSPMMLEKNHPRHAKKDHPEVSKRPKDQSWSASLFNTQSAITSEHIEAAVEYVVSMTKAVAEKTVVFQSETTTLTGQVLKCFTPRDTSFMSEMVINAYAELMSTPVSHDQTPRIGANTLVFCTHRTEWLTKNLQPQPNPSPAVIKKKKANVKSYFDYEKVHFVINIDKVHWILATMDTKQQDIQILDSLFMFNASKKKIKLLLQGIEAEVCIARKHGSPHLPDVTKWPITEIRNIPKQHDGYSCGKFVLWYMENWDRTQMKIDFSQADIYKSNGKMLAELIFSHLNQKNRVKATVSKLMHTN, from the exons ATGGGAGATAAAGAAATACCTTGCTCACCAAAGAAGTGGTATGACCTCACATCCAAATTAAATCCTATCCAACGCCGCAAACTGGAAGAGTGGGGAATAGGCTCTTACCTGAGAGCAAAACACATGATAATGCGTCCAGGGTTATTGTTGTTCATGATAACAGCATTCGATCCTGCTCGGAAAGTGTTCAGAATAGGAACAGAAGATATAACACTTTCAGGTGAAGATGTTGAAGCAATTACTGGACTCAAGAACCGCGGTGAAACTTTTAATCAAGCAAAGTTTGACACATCAAGGGAGGTCCCCTCAAAGTTTCTCAACCCCAGGACAAATACGATACTAATTGATGATCTCATCAGAGCCATTGAGACAGATGGCACagctgatgatgattttattagaaGGGTGCTTTTAGTACTTCTTGGTACATTGCTAATGCCAGTTTCAACTTCTTCTGTGCCAAGAGATTACTATGCAATTGTAGATGATCTACGCCGAGCACAGAACATGAATTGGATTTCTTTGACACTGCCATTTCTGATTTCCAATCTAGTaaagaagaaaacagtaaaaggcCAAACGAGTTGGCCAGAAGGGAACTTAGCTCTTCTGCAG TTCTGCTATTGGGCAAAGGTCCGTCCAGCCATTGGTTTGGAAAAATATAACTTCTCTACATACCCACTTATGACGAACTGGGATGAAAGTACTGCCTGTAAGAGAGATGCTTATGACTCTGATTATGGCTACGGTAATGGAAAG ATTGTCAATGAAATCATTGCATGCCGTGAAAAAAACAACGGCGTAGGTTCAGGTGGAAGTACAAAGAGAGACAATCCCAGCACAAAACAAATCTGCAATGTTCTTGATGACATGAACAAAAAGATATGTGACATGCAGAAACAAGTCGCTCTCATACCTGAAGTGATGAAACAAGTCGCTCTCATACCTGATGTGATGAAATGCGTACAG GATATCCTTAATCGTCTGGAGAAAAAGGATGCCAATCAAACGAGGGACGAAGCAAATAGCAAACAAGAGGATGATCATACAGTAAGCAATCCAGATCTAAATGGCTTTAGTAATTCTGGAGCACACGATGACTACCAACCAACAGCCGCCAGAAAATCAGACTCTACCTCCGACACTACTAGTGGTAGCTCAGCAGCAGCACGTGTAGAGACCGTGGTTCATACTGTGGCGCATGGAGTAAGAAAATCCAAAAGAAATCGAAAGACACCAATGAAGCTTAAGTCTCCGATGATGTTAGAGAAGAACCATCCAAGACACGCGAAAAAAGACCATCCAGAAGTTTCTAAACGCCCAAAAGATCAGTCATGGAGTG CTTCCCTATTCAATACTCAAAGTGCCATAACTTCTGAGCACATAGAAGCGGCCGTGGAGTATGTCGTCTCAATGACAAAAGCTGTTGCGGAAAAAACCGTGGTGTTCCAGAGTGAAACAACTACTTTAACGGGACAAGTTCTGAAATGCTTCACACCAAGAGACACTTCATTTATGTCTGAAATG GTCATCAATGCATACGCGGAACTCATGTCCACTCCCGTAAGTCATGACCAGACACCTCGCATCGGTGCTAATACACTAGTGTTCTGCACACACAGAACCGAATGGCTGACAAAAAATCTACAGCCTCAACCCAACCCAAGTCCGGCAgtaattaaaaaaaaaaaggccAATGTGAAAAGCTATTTTGATTATGAAAAG GTACATTTCGTCATTAACATAGATAAGGTGCACTGGATTCTTGCTACGATGGATACAAAGCAACAGGACATTCAGATTCTTGATTCTCTGTTCATGTTTAATGCGTCTAAGAAAAAAATCAAGTTGCTG CTTCAGGGAATAGAGGCAGAAGTCTGCATTGCAAGGAAACATGGCAGTCCCCATTTACCCGATGTGACTAAGTGGCCAATCACAGAAATACGTAATATTCCGAAGCAACATGATGG GTACTCGTGTGGAAAATTTGTATTGTGGTACATGGAAAACTGGGATCGTACACAAATGAAAATTGATTTTTCGCAG GCGGATATATATAAATCCAACGGCAAGATGCTCGCGGAGTTAATTTTCTCCCACCTAAACCAGAAGAACAGAGTGAAGGCAACAGTTTCTAAACTTATGCACACAAACTAA
- the LOC124701342 gene encoding protein FAR1-RELATED SEQUENCE 5-like isoform X1, with translation MSSESEDEMDECHGDAFGWNTSDSEWNTSDRENIEENSDLIGPHDCGTMDGMFSNFGKENEAMDEYWEIVQMTFESEEECYSFYNSYAEKKGFSVRKDIVRREKKVGDIFYRRFVCSKEGCRDPAKRDIKDRKRRERAETREHCTAELSIRLDKYRGVWFVDNFLDDHNHTLTSPDGTQYLRSHRRMKDYQKSEIMMYESKGIRKHRIMDVFECTHGDKVGFIKKDIYNFSSRYKRSRIEDGDANATLKVLKDRRDKDPEFFFDYEVDSEGRLKTLFWCDGQSRMDYQSFGDVVVFDSTYRMNRYKMPFVPFVGLNHHRQTVVFGCGIVSDEKVSTYKWLLRTFLRAMCQKKPKSIITDSDNAMIKAIRQILPGTDHRVCSWHIEKNMKKHLHFSYLRLFRSFIYEVCPPDVFEEKWSAFVQKYQTNRNKEWLNRMYKKRRLWAAAFLCGKYFMGMRTNQRSESLNSRLHVHLDGFMSLYDLVQHYEICVSEMRRRESELDTIASQSWPVAVTDCREIEKAAAHVFTFANFELVQEQLHLVSMFDVGEVILDGSRTRYRLISNVIPGREFSVDYTCLGSDSDIKCNCRKIERDGIPCKHIFLVLKHAGMTEIPKCCVLQRVSKNAKAGLPSVRKSDLHVWTKKQSRYHELRSLGSELFDLASGSDDAFVEVKDYLVGQISRHKSSSKPANDAPAHAGEGSRREGAPKTRGSVLDPKCVVTKGAPKGRIKSFDEPPKPRLCSGCREPGHDIRKCPEAQPKLSMKSLHAVKKTTA, from the exons ATGTCGTCGGAAAG TGAAGATGAGATGGACGAATGTCATGGTGATGCATTTGGGTGGAATACGTCTGATAGCGAGTGGAATACGTCTGACAGAGAAAATATAGAG GAAAACAGCGATTTGATTGGGCCTCATGATTGTGGAACCATGGATGGCATGTTTAGCAATTTTGGGAAAGAAAATGAAGCGATGGATGAGTACTGGGAAATTGTCCAGATGACATTTGAAAGTGAAGAAGAATGTTACAGTTTCTATAATTCTTATGCTGAAAAGAAAGGGTTCAGCGTCAGGAAGGACATCGTGAGGCGTGAGAAAAAAGTAGGAGATATTTTCTATAGGAGATTTGTTTGCTCTAAGGAAGGGTGTCGTGATCCAGCAAAAAGGGACATCAAGGATCGAAAAAGAAGGGAAAGAGCTGAGACTCGAGAGCATTGTACGGCTGAACTGAGTATTAGACTTGATAAATATCGCGGAGTATGGTTTGTGGACAACTTTCTGGATGACCATAACCACACCTTAACAAGTCCTGATGGAACTCAGTATCTTAGATCACATAGGAGAATGAAGGACTACCAGAAGTCAGAAATAATGATGTATGAATCGAAGGGCATCCGTAAGCATCGGATCATGGATGTCTTTGAGTGCACTCATGGAGATAAAGTTGGTTTCATCAAGAAGGACATATACAATTTCTCATCTAGGTACAAGAGGTCGAGAATTGAGGATGGTGATGCAAATGCTACACTAAAGGTCTTGAAGGATAGACGGGATAAGGAtccagaatttttttttgattACGAAGTTGACAGTGAAGGCCGTCTAAAAACCCTGTTTTGGTGTGATGGGCAGTCCCGGATGGATTACCAATCATTTGGTGATGTTGTCGTATTCGACAGTACTTACCGGATGAACAGGTACAAGATGCCTTTTGTTCCATTTGTGGGACTGAACCACCATCGCCAGACCGTTGTATTTGGATGTGGCATTGTGTCAGATGAGAAGGTAAGCACATATAAGTGGTTGCTTCGCACCTTTTTGAGGGCAATGTGCCAGAAAAAACCAAAGTCTATTATTACAGACAGTGACAATGCAATGATAAAAGCAATCCGTCAGATACTTCCTGGAACAGATCATCGTGTGTGTTCGTGGCACATTGAGAAGAATATGAAGAAACATCTTCACTTCTCATACCTCAGGTTATTTAGGTCATTTATATATGAGGTTTGCCCACCTGATGTCTTTGAGGAGAAGTGGAGCGCTTTCGTTCAGAAGTACCAAACAAACAGGAACAAGGAGTGGCTGAACAGAATGTACAAAAAGAGGAGGTTGTGGGCTGCCGCGTTTTTATGCGGCAAGTATTTCATGGGCATGAGAACTAACCAGCGAAGTGAGAGTTTAAATTCACGGCTGCACGTGCATCTTGATGGTTTCATGTCGTTGTATGATTTGGTACAACACTATGAAATTTGTGTTTCGGAGATGCGCCGTAGAGAGTCAGAGTTGGATACTATAGCATCACAATCATGGCCTGTAGCTGTTACAGATTGCCGCGAAATTGAGAAGGCTGCTGCACATGTCTTCACGTTTGCAAATTTTGAGCTAGTTCAAGAACAGCTACATCTGGTAAgcatgtttgatgttggtgaggtGATTTTGGATGGCAGCCGTACAAGGTACAGGTTGATTTCAAACGTCATACCTGGGCGAGAGTTCTCTGTTGACTACACATGTCTTGGATCTGATTCTGACATCAAATGCAACTGCCGAAAGATTGAGCGTGATGGCATACCTTGCAAGCATATTTTTCTTGTGTTAAAACATGCTGGGATGACGGAGATACCCAAGTGTTGTGTGTTGCAGCGTGTGTCGAAAAATGCGAAAGCTGGCCTTCCTTCAGTTAGAAAAAGTGACTTGCATGTTTGGACAAAGAAGCAATCACGCTATCATGAGTTGAGATCACTAGGGTCTGAGCTATTTGACTTGGCATCCGGTAGTGATGATGCCTTTGTGGAGGTGAAGGACTATCTTGTTGGTCAGATTTCGAGGCATAAAAGTTCTTCCAAACCAGCCAATGATGCCCCAGCGCATGCTGGTGAAGGCAGTCGAAGGGAAGGTGCTCCCAAGACTCGAGGTTCGGTCCTAGATCCCAAATGTGTAGTGACCAAGGGTGCACCTAAAGGGAGAATTAAGTCATTTGATGAACCACCAAAACCGAGACTATGCAGTGGATGCCGCGAACCTGGCCATGACATTCGTAAGTGTCCTGAGGCACAACCAAA ATTGTCAATGAAATCATTGCATGCCGTGAAAAAAACAACGGCGTAG
- the LOC124701342 gene encoding protein FAR1-RELATED SEQUENCE 5-like isoform X2 — protein MSSESEDEMDECHGDAFGWNTSDSEWNTSDRENIEENSDLIGPHDCGTMDGMFSNFGKENEAMDEYWEIVQMTFESEEECYSFYNSYAEKKGFSVRKDIVRREKKVGDIFYRRFVCSKEGCRDPAKRDIKDRKRRERAETREHCTAELSIRLDKYRGVWFVDNFLDDHNHTLTSPDGTQYLRSHRRMKDYQKSEIMMYESKGIRKHRIMDVFECTHGDKVGFIKKDIYNFSSRYKRSRIEDGDANATLKVLKDRRDKDPEFFFDYEVDSEGRLKTLFWCDGQSRMDYQSFGDVVVFDSTYRMNRYKMPFVPFVGLNHHRQTVVFGCGIVSDEKVSTYKWLLRTFLRAMCQKKPKSIITDSDNAMIKAIRQILPGTDHRVCSWHIEKNMKKHLHFSYLRLFRSFIYEVCPPDVFEEKWSAFVQKYQTNRNKEWLNRMYKKRRLWAAAFLCGKYFMGMRTNQRSESLNSRLHVHLDGFMSLYDLVQHYEICVSEMRRRESELDTIASQSWPVAVTDCREIEKAAAHVFTFANFELVQEQLHLVSMFDVGEVILDGSRTRYRLISNVIPGREFSVDYTCLGSDSDIKCNCRKIERDGIPCKHIFLVLKHAGMTEIPKCCVLQRVSKNAKAGLPSVRKSDLHVWTKKQSRYHELRSLGSELFDLASGSDDAFVEVKDYLVGQISRHKSSSKPANDAPAHAGEGSRREGAPKTRGSVLDPKCVVTKGAPKGRIKSFDEPPKPRLCSGCREPGHDIRKCPEAQPK, from the exons ATGTCGTCGGAAAG TGAAGATGAGATGGACGAATGTCATGGTGATGCATTTGGGTGGAATACGTCTGATAGCGAGTGGAATACGTCTGACAGAGAAAATATAGAG GAAAACAGCGATTTGATTGGGCCTCATGATTGTGGAACCATGGATGGCATGTTTAGCAATTTTGGGAAAGAAAATGAAGCGATGGATGAGTACTGGGAAATTGTCCAGATGACATTTGAAAGTGAAGAAGAATGTTACAGTTTCTATAATTCTTATGCTGAAAAGAAAGGGTTCAGCGTCAGGAAGGACATCGTGAGGCGTGAGAAAAAAGTAGGAGATATTTTCTATAGGAGATTTGTTTGCTCTAAGGAAGGGTGTCGTGATCCAGCAAAAAGGGACATCAAGGATCGAAAAAGAAGGGAAAGAGCTGAGACTCGAGAGCATTGTACGGCTGAACTGAGTATTAGACTTGATAAATATCGCGGAGTATGGTTTGTGGACAACTTTCTGGATGACCATAACCACACCTTAACAAGTCCTGATGGAACTCAGTATCTTAGATCACATAGGAGAATGAAGGACTACCAGAAGTCAGAAATAATGATGTATGAATCGAAGGGCATCCGTAAGCATCGGATCATGGATGTCTTTGAGTGCACTCATGGAGATAAAGTTGGTTTCATCAAGAAGGACATATACAATTTCTCATCTAGGTACAAGAGGTCGAGAATTGAGGATGGTGATGCAAATGCTACACTAAAGGTCTTGAAGGATAGACGGGATAAGGAtccagaatttttttttgattACGAAGTTGACAGTGAAGGCCGTCTAAAAACCCTGTTTTGGTGTGATGGGCAGTCCCGGATGGATTACCAATCATTTGGTGATGTTGTCGTATTCGACAGTACTTACCGGATGAACAGGTACAAGATGCCTTTTGTTCCATTTGTGGGACTGAACCACCATCGCCAGACCGTTGTATTTGGATGTGGCATTGTGTCAGATGAGAAGGTAAGCACATATAAGTGGTTGCTTCGCACCTTTTTGAGGGCAATGTGCCAGAAAAAACCAAAGTCTATTATTACAGACAGTGACAATGCAATGATAAAAGCAATCCGTCAGATACTTCCTGGAACAGATCATCGTGTGTGTTCGTGGCACATTGAGAAGAATATGAAGAAACATCTTCACTTCTCATACCTCAGGTTATTTAGGTCATTTATATATGAGGTTTGCCCACCTGATGTCTTTGAGGAGAAGTGGAGCGCTTTCGTTCAGAAGTACCAAACAAACAGGAACAAGGAGTGGCTGAACAGAATGTACAAAAAGAGGAGGTTGTGGGCTGCCGCGTTTTTATGCGGCAAGTATTTCATGGGCATGAGAACTAACCAGCGAAGTGAGAGTTTAAATTCACGGCTGCACGTGCATCTTGATGGTTTCATGTCGTTGTATGATTTGGTACAACACTATGAAATTTGTGTTTCGGAGATGCGCCGTAGAGAGTCAGAGTTGGATACTATAGCATCACAATCATGGCCTGTAGCTGTTACAGATTGCCGCGAAATTGAGAAGGCTGCTGCACATGTCTTCACGTTTGCAAATTTTGAGCTAGTTCAAGAACAGCTACATCTGGTAAgcatgtttgatgttggtgaggtGATTTTGGATGGCAGCCGTACAAGGTACAGGTTGATTTCAAACGTCATACCTGGGCGAGAGTTCTCTGTTGACTACACATGTCTTGGATCTGATTCTGACATCAAATGCAACTGCCGAAAGATTGAGCGTGATGGCATACCTTGCAAGCATATTTTTCTTGTGTTAAAACATGCTGGGATGACGGAGATACCCAAGTGTTGTGTGTTGCAGCGTGTGTCGAAAAATGCGAAAGCTGGCCTTCCTTCAGTTAGAAAAAGTGACTTGCATGTTTGGACAAAGAAGCAATCACGCTATCATGAGTTGAGATCACTAGGGTCTGAGCTATTTGACTTGGCATCCGGTAGTGATGATGCCTTTGTGGAGGTGAAGGACTATCTTGTTGGTCAGATTTCGAGGCATAAAAGTTCTTCCAAACCAGCCAATGATGCCCCAGCGCATGCTGGTGAAGGCAGTCGAAGGGAAGGTGCTCCCAAGACTCGAGGTTCGGTCCTAGATCCCAAATGTGTAGTGACCAAGGGTGCACCTAAAGGGAGAATTAAGTCATTTGATGAACCACCAAAACCGAGACTATGCAGTGGATGCCGCGAACCTGGCCATGACATTCGTAAGTGTCCTGAGGCACAACCAAA GTAA